The following coding sequences lie in one Carassius carassius chromosome 1, fCarCar2.1, whole genome shotgun sequence genomic window:
- the LOC132147881 gene encoding E3 ubiquitin-protein ligase RBBP6-like isoform X2, which yields MSCVHYKFSSKLNYDTVTFDGLHITLSDLKRQIMGREKLKAADCDLQITNAQTKEEYTDDGALIPKNSSVIIRRIPIGGLKSTSKTFVIDRSEPSGSSKAIDDSSSISLALLSKTANLAETNASEEDKIKAMMSQSNHEYDPIHYAKKLVGPPPPNYTCFRCGKTGHYIRNCPTNGDRSFEAPQRIKKSTGIPRSFMVEVDDPNRKGVMLTNSGIYAIPTIDAEAYAIGKKEKPPFLPQNQSSSSEEEDPVPDELLCLICKDLMTDAVVIPCCGNSYCDECIRSCLLESDEHVCPTCKQSDVSPDALIANKFLRQAVNNFRNETGYTKRIRKVAAAHQASAQGTQTQAPAQRPPMRLATSRQQDPLMANVPSSAADSTPPQSTPAAPLSPVSTHQPSSTPPSSSSSTVNSSSAPAATNYSPVVNSPQHSTKQDDPPSSKEPEVPASTVVPSLDTAASTTSIPKGYHVPVIGKPNMPQHHMHRSGQSRASGPRPSGSRPAWDQSSSRGRAPSERPPRTQPPPVQNLPPVAPPVYVPPALFPPPPHPMPQPPGGVPQQFPIQYPPGQQPPPPYNIPPPLFPPVPPNVTGQWVPPGAQPPIANPISTVPAAPFLSKEEFYRQQRRLKEDSQCRFVTREKSSKLEEFTNDFAKELLEYRKIQKERRRSYSRSKSPYRDSSYSGSSYSYSKSRSRSRSPRSYSRSVSRSRSRSRSRSHSRSRSYSRSPYSRRGRGRSRSYRSRSRTPTYHRSRSRSPSYRGREMSGMGSGIYRSRSRSPLYRNHSPSKKLPPPSQTEGERKYAGRYRELPPYDPKEYYGRNIDQSDPYERERYREWEREYREWYDKYFKNYNNPPSSQMRGRAPGNRDPYTPERFAPPRPRENSPYSRGRREDYPPPPQSHGVPPRSRGSMTYQEKCAEKYGQLHVNTTGAGKGLNKEFLKPLKDREPSGSTAGDPKSMKHKKHRKKKREDSDLFSHSDSMDESRKDDRKEDSMLMNSSRDATPVRDEPMDSSTVPYKTTSVKEKKEKSKSKTDKVKRKSENSGQKKETSGKMSKPAREKESDASREKVAPTEPAIKRVKDEPSHKSEPSKHQSLESKLMLPRKLMQSRPIKHHQEVRPIKDELKSQKDLVKDPLKPDKIPVKDVKVPQKEPEKPVKTEEKMPARTVDTKPDKKKRKDDKTPVKDLDVPPVKIAKIEVDVAKSSPKSKPRLESERPIEKEKVAIPCLMDIKPEPVRKIKINREIGKRITSIDQPLSAEDSGHATGKGRLDKSRGKLRRKVHAPDGSGSLLVDYTSTSSTGGSPIKKHEDKLDLKKTVVKTLEEYTNDSSTPAEDEIVMIQVPRSKWEKEDYESEDDESKVATRTGSINTSRSASIGENTEVKSAGKESPHADKTLPVSKEADVKPAKDSTSGDKEKDTDKEKDGERDREKEKDRSSAADRETADKRKPSVPNQERERAQEKGSDHGSERSSSSQSSRDRQADRAEPTSRKPAGKETTTGIPTRKTEHRDDARDHLGTRLKDERNPIRRKVSPSPPPRVKDLHTDSGRKILEETPESQSPSWNKRVSSQNAPEPKRTGPEDHKGDWPCTKEIQGSRHSDVRSAKDREHRTPHRALTPEPRTDAEKGGAHGDHIKIPSTRSTRLSSDLTRETDEAAFVPDYSESDSETSDIDSKTEQRGRERDSSGSQSPSPSGSHGHSSSPSSPGSQDSKKKKKDKKEKKEKKKHKKHKKHKKHKKHTSNESESELKGQKHKHKKKKSKKSKDKDDKEKDESERDEQKAKVCV from the exons ATGTCTTGTGTCCATTACAAGTTTTCTTCTAAACTGAACTACGACACGGTGACCTTCGATGGCCTTCACATCACGCTCAGTGATCTGAAACGACAGATCATGGGCCGAGAAAAGCTGAAGGCCGCGGATTGCGACCTGCAGATCACCAACGCGCAGACTAAAGAAG AATACACTGATGATGGAGCCCTCATCCCTAAAAACTCGTCTGTTATCATTAGACGGATCCCTATTGGAGGGCTGAAGTCGACAAGCAAAACATTTGTCAT cGATCGATCTGAACCAAGTGGATCTTCAAAAGCA ATTGATGATTCTTCGTCCATTTCACTGGCCCTGCTTTCAAAG ACAGCTAATCTTGCTGAAACAAATGCATCAGAGGAAGACAAAATAAAAGCAATGATGTCTCAGTCCAACCATGAATATGACCCAATCCA TTACGCAAAGAAGCTTGTTGGTCCACCTCCCCCAAACTACACATGCTTTCGTTGTGGAAAAACTGGACATTATATCCGAAACTGCCCAACCAATGGG GATCGAAGTTTTGAAGCTCCCCAACGGATAAAGAAAAGTACAGGAATTCCTCGGAGTTTCATGGTGGAGGTTGATGATCCAAACAGAAAGGGAGTCATGTTGACCAACAGTGGAATATATGCCATTCCTACTATTGATGC TGAGGCCTATGCCATTGGAAAGAAAGAGAAGCCACCATTCTTGCCCCAAAATCAGTCCTCATCCTCAGAGGAAGAAGATCCAGTACCTGACGAGCTGCTCTGTTTGATCTGCAAGGATCTTATGACAGATGCTGTGGTTATCCCCTGCTGTGGAAATAGCTACTGTGATGAGT GTATTCGATCGTGTTTGCTGGAGTCTGATGAACATGTTTGCCCAACCTGCAAACAATCTGATGTATCTCCTGATGCATTGATCGCAAACAAATTCTTGCGCCAA GCAGTGAATAATTTTAGGAATGAAACTGGATATACCAAGAGGATTCGAAAAGTTGCAGCTGCTCATCAAGCATCTGCCCAAGGAACCCAAACGCAAGCTCCTGCCCAGCGGCCACCTATGAGACTGGCAACCTCACGCCAGCAGGACCCTCTGATGGCCAATGTTCCAAGCTCAGCAGCTGATAGCACCCCTCCCCAAAGCACACCTGCTGCCCCTTTATCTCCTGTTAGCACTCATCAGCCCTCCAGCACCCCACCGTCTTCTAGCAGCTCCACTGTAAACAGCAGCAGTGCACCTGCAGCAACGAACTATAGCCCTGTGGTGAACTCTCCTCAGCACTCTACTAAGCAGGATGACCCTCCTTCATCTAA GGAACCAGAGGTCCCAGCATCTACTGTTGTGCCTTCATTAGACACTGCTGCCTCAACAACTTCCATTCCGAAG GGATACCATGTCCCAGTAATTGGGAAGCCGAATATGCCTCAGCACCACATGCATAGATCAG gacAGTCAAGGGCTAGTGGACCAAGGCCGTCTGGAAGCCGTCCTGCATGGGATCA GTCCTCAAGTAGAGGGAGAGCTCCTAGTGAACGACCACCAAGAACACAGCCTCCCCCAGTACAAAACCTTCCTCCTGTAGCCCCTCCAGTGTATGTGCCTCCTGCTCTTTTTCCTCCTCCTCCACATCCTATGCCTCAGCCACCTGGTGGTGTTCCACAGCAGTTTCCTATACAGTATCCTCCAGGACAACAGCCTCCCCCTCCCTACAACATTCCACCACCTTTATTTCCACCTGTCCCACCAAATGTGACTGGTCAATGGGTACCTCCTGGTGCACAGCCACCTATAGCGAACCCCATCTCTACTGTTCCAGCAGCACCTTTTCTATCCAAGGAGGAGTTTTACCGTCAGCAGCGTAGACTGAAGGAAGA TTCCCAATGTCGATTCGTTACCAGGGAGAAGTCTTCCAAACTTGAGGAATTTACGAATGACTTTGCCAAAGAACTTTTGGAGTACAGAAAGATCCAGAAGGAGAGAAGGCGATCCTATTCTAG ATCAAAATCTCCTTACAGGGATTCCTCCTACAGTGGCTCATCATATTCGTATTCCAAATCCCGCTCTCGGTCCAGATCACCACGCTCCTACTCTCGGTCAGTTTCCCGATCTCGGTCAAGATCCCGCTCACGCTCTCATTCCCGATCACGCTCCTACTCTCGCTCACCATACTCCCGCAGGGGCCGAGGTCGAAGCCGTAGCTATCGATCTAGGTCACGCACTCCAACATATCATCGCTCCCGCAGTAGATCACCATCATACAGGGGTCGGGAAATGAGTGGAATGGGAAGTGGAATCTATCGTTCCCGCTCTAGATCCCCACTATATAGGAATCACAGTCCCAGCAAGAAACTCCCACCCCCTTCTCAAACTGAGGGTGAGCGCAAATATGCAGGTAGGTACAGAGAGCTCCCTCCTTATGATCCTAAGGAATATTATGGCCGCAACATAGACCAAAGTGACCCCTATGAGAGAGAGCGATATCGAGAGTGGGAGAGAGAGTACAGGGAGTGGTATGATAAATACTTCAAGAACTACAACAATCCACCAAGTAGTCAAATGCGAGGCCGTGCTCCAGGCAACAGAGACCCCTATACCCCTGAGCGTTTTGCTCCTCCCCGACCAAGGGAAAACTCCCCCTACAGCAGGGGGCGTCGGGAGGATTATCCACCACCACCTCAGAGCCACGGTGTCCCACCAAGAAGCAGAGGTTCCATGACATACCAAGAGAAGTGTGCTGAGAAGTATGGCCAGCTTCATGTCAACACCACTGGAGCAGGAAAAGGACTTAACAAAGAGTTTCTAAAACCTCTTAAGGACCGAGAACCCAGTGGCAGCACTGCTGGAGACCCCAAGTCTATGAAGCATAAAAAACATCGCAAAAAGAAGAGAGAAGATAGTGACCTCTTCAGTCACTCTGACTCTATGGATGAATCCAGGAAAGATGATCGTAAAGAAGATTCCATGCTGATGAATTCAAGTCGTGATGCCACACCTGTCAGGGATGAGCCCATGGATAGCTCTACAGTGCCCTACAAGACTACTTCTGTAAAAGAGAAGAAAGAGAAGTCAAAAAGTAAAACTGACAAAGTTAAACGAAAGTCTGAAAACAGTGGGCAGAAGAAGGAAACATCAGGAAAGATGTCAAAACCTGCTAGAGAGAAAGAATCTGATGCATCACGAGAAAAAGTGGCTCCCACTGAACCAGCCATTAAGAGAGTCAAAGATGAACCATCCCACAAATCTGAACCAAGCAAACATCAATCTTTAGAGTCCAAACTCATGCTCCCACGCAAGTTGATGCAGTCTAGGCCCATCAAACACCATCAGGAGGTAAGGCCCATCAAAGACGAGCTCAAAAGCCAGAAAGACTTGGTGAAAGACCCTCTAAAGCCAGATAAAATTCCTGTTAAAGATGTGAAGGTCCCCCAAAAAGAGCCAGAGAAGCCTGTGAAAACTGAGGAGAAGATGCCTGCTAGGACAGTTGATACTAAACCGGATAAGAAGAAACGGAAAGATGACAAGACACCTGTGAAAGACCTAGATGTTCCTCcagttaaaatagcaaaaatagAAGTTGATGTGGCTAAAAGCTCTCCAAAATCTAAACCCAGACTGGAGAGTGAAAGACCAATTGAAAAGGAGAAAGTAGCTATTCCGTGTCTGATGGACATTAAGCCAGAGCCAGTAAGAAAGATTAAAATCAACAGGGAAATTGGCAAGAGAATAACAAGCATTGATCAGCCACTTTCAGCTGAGGACTCTGGTCATGCCACAGGAAAGGGCAGACTGGACAAGTCTAGAGGAAAATTGAGGAGGAAGGTTCATGCTCCCGATGGGTCAGGGTCCCTATTAGTTGATTACACCAG CACCAGTTCTACAGGTGGAAGCCCCATCAAAAAGCATGAAGACAAGCTTGACCTAAAGAAGACTGTGGTGAAGACCCTGGAGGAATATACCAATGACAGCTCCACCCCTGCTGAGGATGAAATTGTCATGATCCAGGTGCCCCGTTCCAAGTGGGAAAAGGAAGACTATGAATCTGAGGACGATGAATCTAAGGTTGCCACCAGAACAGGCAGCATCAACACATCCAGATCGGCTTCTATAGGGGAGAACACTGAAGTGAAATCAGCTGGCAAAGAGTCTCCACATGCTGACAAAACTCTGCCAGTCTCCAAAGAGGCAGATGTCAAACCTGCCAAGGACTCCACATCTGGTGATAAGGAGAAAGATACTGACAAAGAGAAAGATGGAGAACGAGACAGAGAGAAGGAAAAAGACCGCAGCAGCGCTGCAGATCGTGAGACAGCTGATAAAAGGAAACCTAGTGTACCTAATCAGGAAAGAGAGCGTGCACAGGAAAAGGGCAGTGACCATGGCAGTGAACGAAGCTCTTCTTCCCAGTCCTCCAGAGATAGGCAAGCTGACAGGGCAGAACCTACCTCTAGAAAACCAGCAGGAAAGGAGACAACTACAGGCATCCCCACTAGAAAAACAGAACATCGAGATGATGCAAGAGACCACTTAGGCACTAGATTAAAAGATGAGAGAAATCCAATCAGGAGGAAAGTATCGCCCTCCCCGCCACCAAGGGTAAAGGACTTACACACAGACTCTGGAAGAAAAATTCTTGAGGAAACTCCTGAGTCACAAAGTCCAAGTTGGAATAAGAGAGTATCATCGCAGAATGCCCCAGAGCCAAAACGAACAGGGCCAGAGGACCACAAAGGAGACTGGCCATGCACTAAGGAGATCCAGGGTTCTAGGCATTCTGACGTACGTTCCGCAAAGGACCGGGAACACAGGACTCCTCATAGAGCTTTGACTCCAGAGCCTAGAACTGATGCAGAGAAAGGTGGCGCACATGGCGACCACATCAAAATCCCATCTACACGCTCCACAAGACTGTCCTCAGATTTAACACGGGAAACAGACGAGGCTGCGTTTGTCCCTGACTACAGCGAAAGCGACAGCGAGACCTCAGACATTGACAGCAAAACAGAGCAGAGAGGGCGAGAGAGGGACAGCAGTGGCAGCCAGAGTCCGAGCCCATCTGGCAGCCACGGACACAGCAGCAGCCCCAGCTCTCCCGGCAGTCAGGAcagcaaaaagaagaaaaaggacAAAAAGGAGAAGAAGGAAAAGAAGAAACACAAGaagcacaaaaaacacaaaaagcatAAGAAACATACGAGCAATGAGTCTGAATCAGAGCTCAAAGGACAGAAACACAAACATAAGAAAAAGAAGTCTAAAAAGAGCAAGGACAAAGATGACAAAGAAAAagatgagagtgagagagatgaaCAAAAGGCAAAAGTGTGTGTTTAA
- the LOC132147881 gene encoding E3 ubiquitin-protein ligase RBBP6-like isoform X1 has protein sequence MSCVHYKFSSKLNYDTVTFDGLHITLSDLKRQIMGREKLKAADCDLQITNAQTKEEYTDDGALIPKNSSVIIRRIPIGGLKSTSKTFVIDRSEPSGSSKAIDDSSSISLALLSKTANLAETNASEEDKIKAMMSQSNHEYDPIHYAKKLVGPPPPNYTCFRCGKTGHYIRNCPTNGQDRSFEAPQRIKKSTGIPRSFMVEVDDPNRKGVMLTNSGIYAIPTIDAEAYAIGKKEKPPFLPQNQSSSSEEEDPVPDELLCLICKDLMTDAVVIPCCGNSYCDECIRSCLLESDEHVCPTCKQSDVSPDALIANKFLRQAVNNFRNETGYTKRIRKVAAAHQASAQGTQTQAPAQRPPMRLATSRQQDPLMANVPSSAADSTPPQSTPAAPLSPVSTHQPSSTPPSSSSSTVNSSSAPAATNYSPVVNSPQHSTKQDDPPSSKEPEVPASTVVPSLDTAASTTSIPKGYHVPVIGKPNMPQHHMHRSGQSRASGPRPSGSRPAWDQSSSRGRAPSERPPRTQPPPVQNLPPVAPPVYVPPALFPPPPHPMPQPPGGVPQQFPIQYPPGQQPPPPYNIPPPLFPPVPPNVTGQWVPPGAQPPIANPISTVPAAPFLSKEEFYRQQRRLKEDSQCRFVTREKSSKLEEFTNDFAKELLEYRKIQKERRRSYSRSKSPYRDSSYSGSSYSYSKSRSRSRSPRSYSRSVSRSRSRSRSRSHSRSRSYSRSPYSRRGRGRSRSYRSRSRTPTYHRSRSRSPSYRGREMSGMGSGIYRSRSRSPLYRNHSPSKKLPPPSQTEGERKYAGRYRELPPYDPKEYYGRNIDQSDPYERERYREWEREYREWYDKYFKNYNNPPSSQMRGRAPGNRDPYTPERFAPPRPRENSPYSRGRREDYPPPPQSHGVPPRSRGSMTYQEKCAEKYGQLHVNTTGAGKGLNKEFLKPLKDREPSGSTAGDPKSMKHKKHRKKKREDSDLFSHSDSMDESRKDDRKEDSMLMNSSRDATPVRDEPMDSSTVPYKTTSVKEKKEKSKSKTDKVKRKSENSGQKKETSGKMSKPAREKESDASREKVAPTEPAIKRVKDEPSHKSEPSKHQSLESKLMLPRKLMQSRPIKHHQEVRPIKDELKSQKDLVKDPLKPDKIPVKDVKVPQKEPEKPVKTEEKMPARTVDTKPDKKKRKDDKTPVKDLDVPPVKIAKIEVDVAKSSPKSKPRLESERPIEKEKVAIPCLMDIKPEPVRKIKINREIGKRITSIDQPLSAEDSGHATGKGRLDKSRGKLRRKVHAPDGSGSLLVDYTSTSSTGGSPIKKHEDKLDLKKTVVKTLEEYTNDSSTPAEDEIVMIQVPRSKWEKEDYESEDDESKVATRTGSINTSRSASIGENTEVKSAGKESPHADKTLPVSKEADVKPAKDSTSGDKEKDTDKEKDGERDREKEKDRSSAADRETADKRKPSVPNQERERAQEKGSDHGSERSSSSQSSRDRQADRAEPTSRKPAGKETTTGIPTRKTEHRDDARDHLGTRLKDERNPIRRKVSPSPPPRVKDLHTDSGRKILEETPESQSPSWNKRVSSQNAPEPKRTGPEDHKGDWPCTKEIQGSRHSDVRSAKDREHRTPHRALTPEPRTDAEKGGAHGDHIKIPSTRSTRLSSDLTRETDEAAFVPDYSESDSETSDIDSKTEQRGRERDSSGSQSPSPSGSHGHSSSPSSPGSQDSKKKKKDKKEKKEKKKHKKHKKHKKHKKHTSNESESELKGQKHKHKKKKSKKSKDKDDKEKDESERDEQKAKVCV, from the exons ATGTCTTGTGTCCATTACAAGTTTTCTTCTAAACTGAACTACGACACGGTGACCTTCGATGGCCTTCACATCACGCTCAGTGATCTGAAACGACAGATCATGGGCCGAGAAAAGCTGAAGGCCGCGGATTGCGACCTGCAGATCACCAACGCGCAGACTAAAGAAG AATACACTGATGATGGAGCCCTCATCCCTAAAAACTCGTCTGTTATCATTAGACGGATCCCTATTGGAGGGCTGAAGTCGACAAGCAAAACATTTGTCAT cGATCGATCTGAACCAAGTGGATCTTCAAAAGCA ATTGATGATTCTTCGTCCATTTCACTGGCCCTGCTTTCAAAG ACAGCTAATCTTGCTGAAACAAATGCATCAGAGGAAGACAAAATAAAAGCAATGATGTCTCAGTCCAACCATGAATATGACCCAATCCA TTACGCAAAGAAGCTTGTTGGTCCACCTCCCCCAAACTACACATGCTTTCGTTGTGGAAAAACTGGACATTATATCCGAAACTGCCCAACCAATGGG CAGGATCGAAGTTTTGAAGCTCCCCAACGGATAAAGAAAAGTACAGGAATTCCTCGGAGTTTCATGGTGGAGGTTGATGATCCAAACAGAAAGGGAGTCATGTTGACCAACAGTGGAATATATGCCATTCCTACTATTGATGC TGAGGCCTATGCCATTGGAAAGAAAGAGAAGCCACCATTCTTGCCCCAAAATCAGTCCTCATCCTCAGAGGAAGAAGATCCAGTACCTGACGAGCTGCTCTGTTTGATCTGCAAGGATCTTATGACAGATGCTGTGGTTATCCCCTGCTGTGGAAATAGCTACTGTGATGAGT GTATTCGATCGTGTTTGCTGGAGTCTGATGAACATGTTTGCCCAACCTGCAAACAATCTGATGTATCTCCTGATGCATTGATCGCAAACAAATTCTTGCGCCAA GCAGTGAATAATTTTAGGAATGAAACTGGATATACCAAGAGGATTCGAAAAGTTGCAGCTGCTCATCAAGCATCTGCCCAAGGAACCCAAACGCAAGCTCCTGCCCAGCGGCCACCTATGAGACTGGCAACCTCACGCCAGCAGGACCCTCTGATGGCCAATGTTCCAAGCTCAGCAGCTGATAGCACCCCTCCCCAAAGCACACCTGCTGCCCCTTTATCTCCTGTTAGCACTCATCAGCCCTCCAGCACCCCACCGTCTTCTAGCAGCTCCACTGTAAACAGCAGCAGTGCACCTGCAGCAACGAACTATAGCCCTGTGGTGAACTCTCCTCAGCACTCTACTAAGCAGGATGACCCTCCTTCATCTAA GGAACCAGAGGTCCCAGCATCTACTGTTGTGCCTTCATTAGACACTGCTGCCTCAACAACTTCCATTCCGAAG GGATACCATGTCCCAGTAATTGGGAAGCCGAATATGCCTCAGCACCACATGCATAGATCAG gacAGTCAAGGGCTAGTGGACCAAGGCCGTCTGGAAGCCGTCCTGCATGGGATCA GTCCTCAAGTAGAGGGAGAGCTCCTAGTGAACGACCACCAAGAACACAGCCTCCCCCAGTACAAAACCTTCCTCCTGTAGCCCCTCCAGTGTATGTGCCTCCTGCTCTTTTTCCTCCTCCTCCACATCCTATGCCTCAGCCACCTGGTGGTGTTCCACAGCAGTTTCCTATACAGTATCCTCCAGGACAACAGCCTCCCCCTCCCTACAACATTCCACCACCTTTATTTCCACCTGTCCCACCAAATGTGACTGGTCAATGGGTACCTCCTGGTGCACAGCCACCTATAGCGAACCCCATCTCTACTGTTCCAGCAGCACCTTTTCTATCCAAGGAGGAGTTTTACCGTCAGCAGCGTAGACTGAAGGAAGA TTCCCAATGTCGATTCGTTACCAGGGAGAAGTCTTCCAAACTTGAGGAATTTACGAATGACTTTGCCAAAGAACTTTTGGAGTACAGAAAGATCCAGAAGGAGAGAAGGCGATCCTATTCTAG ATCAAAATCTCCTTACAGGGATTCCTCCTACAGTGGCTCATCATATTCGTATTCCAAATCCCGCTCTCGGTCCAGATCACCACGCTCCTACTCTCGGTCAGTTTCCCGATCTCGGTCAAGATCCCGCTCACGCTCTCATTCCCGATCACGCTCCTACTCTCGCTCACCATACTCCCGCAGGGGCCGAGGTCGAAGCCGTAGCTATCGATCTAGGTCACGCACTCCAACATATCATCGCTCCCGCAGTAGATCACCATCATACAGGGGTCGGGAAATGAGTGGAATGGGAAGTGGAATCTATCGTTCCCGCTCTAGATCCCCACTATATAGGAATCACAGTCCCAGCAAGAAACTCCCACCCCCTTCTCAAACTGAGGGTGAGCGCAAATATGCAGGTAGGTACAGAGAGCTCCCTCCTTATGATCCTAAGGAATATTATGGCCGCAACATAGACCAAAGTGACCCCTATGAGAGAGAGCGATATCGAGAGTGGGAGAGAGAGTACAGGGAGTGGTATGATAAATACTTCAAGAACTACAACAATCCACCAAGTAGTCAAATGCGAGGCCGTGCTCCAGGCAACAGAGACCCCTATACCCCTGAGCGTTTTGCTCCTCCCCGACCAAGGGAAAACTCCCCCTACAGCAGGGGGCGTCGGGAGGATTATCCACCACCACCTCAGAGCCACGGTGTCCCACCAAGAAGCAGAGGTTCCATGACATACCAAGAGAAGTGTGCTGAGAAGTATGGCCAGCTTCATGTCAACACCACTGGAGCAGGAAAAGGACTTAACAAAGAGTTTCTAAAACCTCTTAAGGACCGAGAACCCAGTGGCAGCACTGCTGGAGACCCCAAGTCTATGAAGCATAAAAAACATCGCAAAAAGAAGAGAGAAGATAGTGACCTCTTCAGTCACTCTGACTCTATGGATGAATCCAGGAAAGATGATCGTAAAGAAGATTCCATGCTGATGAATTCAAGTCGTGATGCCACACCTGTCAGGGATGAGCCCATGGATAGCTCTACAGTGCCCTACAAGACTACTTCTGTAAAAGAGAAGAAAGAGAAGTCAAAAAGTAAAACTGACAAAGTTAAACGAAAGTCTGAAAACAGTGGGCAGAAGAAGGAAACATCAGGAAAGATGTCAAAACCTGCTAGAGAGAAAGAATCTGATGCATCACGAGAAAAAGTGGCTCCCACTGAACCAGCCATTAAGAGAGTCAAAGATGAACCATCCCACAAATCTGAACCAAGCAAACATCAATCTTTAGAGTCCAAACTCATGCTCCCACGCAAGTTGATGCAGTCTAGGCCCATCAAACACCATCAGGAGGTAAGGCCCATCAAAGACGAGCTCAAAAGCCAGAAAGACTTGGTGAAAGACCCTCTAAAGCCAGATAAAATTCCTGTTAAAGATGTGAAGGTCCCCCAAAAAGAGCCAGAGAAGCCTGTGAAAACTGAGGAGAAGATGCCTGCTAGGACAGTTGATACTAAACCGGATAAGAAGAAACGGAAAGATGACAAGACACCTGTGAAAGACCTAGATGTTCCTCcagttaaaatagcaaaaatagAAGTTGATGTGGCTAAAAGCTCTCCAAAATCTAAACCCAGACTGGAGAGTGAAAGACCAATTGAAAAGGAGAAAGTAGCTATTCCGTGTCTGATGGACATTAAGCCAGAGCCAGTAAGAAAGATTAAAATCAACAGGGAAATTGGCAAGAGAATAACAAGCATTGATCAGCCACTTTCAGCTGAGGACTCTGGTCATGCCACAGGAAAGGGCAGACTGGACAAGTCTAGAGGAAAATTGAGGAGGAAGGTTCATGCTCCCGATGGGTCAGGGTCCCTATTAGTTGATTACACCAG CACCAGTTCTACAGGTGGAAGCCCCATCAAAAAGCATGAAGACAAGCTTGACCTAAAGAAGACTGTGGTGAAGACCCTGGAGGAATATACCAATGACAGCTCCACCCCTGCTGAGGATGAAATTGTCATGATCCAGGTGCCCCGTTCCAAGTGGGAAAAGGAAGACTATGAATCTGAGGACGATGAATCTAAGGTTGCCACCAGAACAGGCAGCATCAACACATCCAGATCGGCTTCTATAGGGGAGAACACTGAAGTGAAATCAGCTGGCAAAGAGTCTCCACATGCTGACAAAACTCTGCCAGTCTCCAAAGAGGCAGATGTCAAACCTGCCAAGGACTCCACATCTGGTGATAAGGAGAAAGATACTGACAAAGAGAAAGATGGAGAACGAGACAGAGAGAAGGAAAAAGACCGCAGCAGCGCTGCAGATCGTGAGACAGCTGATAAAAGGAAACCTAGTGTACCTAATCAGGAAAGAGAGCGTGCACAGGAAAAGGGCAGTGACCATGGCAGTGAACGAAGCTCTTCTTCCCAGTCCTCCAGAGATAGGCAAGCTGACAGGGCAGAACCTACCTCTAGAAAACCAGCAGGAAAGGAGACAACTACAGGCATCCCCACTAGAAAAACAGAACATCGAGATGATGCAAGAGACCACTTAGGCACTAGATTAAAAGATGAGAGAAATCCAATCAGGAGGAAAGTATCGCCCTCCCCGCCACCAAGGGTAAAGGACTTACACACAGACTCTGGAAGAAAAATTCTTGAGGAAACTCCTGAGTCACAAAGTCCAAGTTGGAATAAGAGAGTATCATCGCAGAATGCCCCAGAGCCAAAACGAACAGGGCCAGAGGACCACAAAGGAGACTGGCCATGCACTAAGGAGATCCAGGGTTCTAGGCATTCTGACGTACGTTCCGCAAAGGACCGGGAACACAGGACTCCTCATAGAGCTTTGACTCCAGAGCCTAGAACTGATGCAGAGAAAGGTGGCGCACATGGCGACCACATCAAAATCCCATCTACACGCTCCACAAGACTGTCCTCAGATTTAACACGGGAAACAGACGAGGCTGCGTTTGTCCCTGACTACAGCGAAAGCGACAGCGAGACCTCAGACATTGACAGCAAAACAGAGCAGAGAGGGCGAGAGAGGGACAGCAGTGGCAGCCAGAGTCCGAGCCCATCTGGCAGCCACGGACACAGCAGCAGCCCCAGCTCTCCCGGCAGTCAGGAcagcaaaaagaagaaaaaggacAAAAAGGAGAAGAAGGAAAAGAAGAAACACAAGaagcacaaaaaacacaaaaagcatAAGAAACATACGAGCAATGAGTCTGAATCAGAGCTCAAAGGACAGAAACACAAACATAAGAAAAAGAAGTCTAAAAAGAGCAAGGACAAAGATGACAAAGAAAAagatgagagtgagagagatgaaCAAAAGGCAAAAGTGTGTGTTTAA